The genomic segment CCCGTCGTGGGCGTCTTCGTCAGCTTCCGCGGTGCACCTGCCGCTGGGCAGGAAGAGGACGACGGGATGGGCAGGCTGCCCACCTTCACCCACTACGCGGATGCACTGCAGGCCCTGTCCCTCGTGGCGGCCAACAGGGAGGACCGGGAGCGCCGGGCCCCCGACCCGGAGGCAGAACCGCTGCCGGTCGGCAGGGCCGAGGTGGCTCGCGAGATCATCGACCAGGTGCTCGCCGACAGCCCCGAGGGCCGCTGGGCCACCGACGACGAGTGTGCTTGCATCCTCGAGGCCTACGGCATCACGCTGGTCCCGTGGCGGGCCACCAACAGTCTGGACGAGGCCGTCGCGGCCGGCTCCGACCTCGGGTGGGACGTGGTGCTCAAGGCCACGGCCCGGCTGGTGCGGGGGCGCTCTGAACTGGCCACCAGCTTCTTCCACCTGGCCGACGCCGATGAGATGCGTCGCGCGTGGGAGTCGCTGGGGCGCACCGCCCGCGACCTCGGCCTCACGCAGGGGAATGACCCCACCCCGCTCGTCCCCGTGGTGCAGACCACAATGCAGCCGGGTACTCCACTGACGGTACGCGGCATCGAGGACGCGGTGCTGGGCCCGATGATCTGCGTCGGGGTGGCCGGCCCACCCTCCGACCTGCTCGGTGACCTGGCCTGGGGTGTGCCCCCGCTGGACCGGGGGGCGGCCCGGGCGATGCTCGACCAGCTGCAGGCAGCACCGCTGTTGCACGGCTACCGCGGTTCCCGACCCGTGGACATGACGGGGATCCAGGACATCCTGGTCCGGTTGGCACGGCTCAAGGACGACCAGGCGGCCGTCGCCGAGGTGGAACTGTCCCCCGCCCTTGCCTCTCCGCAAGGAACCGCCATCGTCGGTGGAAGGATCCGGATCGTGCCGATGCCCGCGGAGCGAGATCCACTCGCACGGAGGGCGACATGAGCACGCCACTGGCCCACCCGACGGCTCGCCCGGTGCTGGTCCACTCCGAGGAACTGACCCGCTACAGCTTCGGACCTGACCACCCCATGGGTCCCGGCAGGGTTCGCCTGGCCATGGAACTTGCCCAGCACGTCGGCGTCCTCGAGGCCTACGACGTCATCGAGCCCCGCCCTGCCATTGACGAGCTGTTGCGCATGGTGCATTCCCCGGCATACCTGGCCGCTTTGGCGGATGGTCGCGAGCATCCCGAGTACGGCATCGGCGGCGAGGACAATCCTGTCGTGACCGGTCTTCCCGCAGTCGCCTCGCGAATCGCCGCAGCCTCGGCGACGGCGGCAGAGATGGTCTGGACCGGGCGGGCGCGCCGAGCCGTCAACATTTCGGGCGGACTCCACCATGCCATGCCGTCCGCCGCCAATGGCTTCTGCCTGTACAACGACGCGGCCATCGCCATCGCCTGGCTGCTGGACCATGGCGCCAGCCGGGTGGCCTATGTGGACCTCGACGCACACCATGGCGACGGCGTGGAGCTGGCCTTCTGGAATGAGCCGAGGGTGCTGACCATCTCCGTTCACGAGACGGGTCTGAACCTGTTCCCCGGAACGGGCTATGCACACGAGATCGGCGGCCCCGACGCACTGGGCACCGCGGTCAATGTGCCCCTGCCCCCGCATGCCTGCGACCTGCAGTGGCTTCGCGCCGCCAAGGCGGTGATCCCGCCCCTGCTGGGAGCCTTCCGCCCGGAGATCCTGGTCAGCCAGCACGGAACCGACCCCCATGCGAGCGATCCCCTGACCCACCTCGACATCTCGATGGACGCAATGGCCGTGGCCCAGCGCCAGATGGGTGCCTGGGCGGACCGGCACTGTCAGGGGCGCTGGGTGGCCGTCGGAGGTGGGGGCTACCGCCGCGACGCCGCCGCGCGCGGCTGGACCCACCTCCTCGCCGAGGTCGCCGGGACAGGTCTGGACGCGTCCACGCCAACGCCCCAGGACTGGTCCGAGCGGCTCGGCGAGGAGGGTTCACCCACGATGGGAGACCCCCATGCAACGATCGGGGACCATGCGTTGGCAGGCGACCAGGTCTATCCGGACGAGCCGGACCCAGCACTGGTGGCCACCAGCCGAGCGGTCTTCCCGTGGTGGGGCCTTCAGCCCTATCACTAACGCGGCGGCATCCTCAGAGCCCCGTCAAGGCGGATCGTCTCGCCATTGATGTAGTCGTTCTCGACGATCGCGCCGACCAGCCGTGCATACTCCTCGGGACGGGCAAACCTGCCCGGGAAGGGGACGCGTGCCTCGAGCTCGGTCCGGAAGTCCTCGTTGATCGATTCCATCATGGGAGTCCAGACGACGCCGGGCGCGATGCTGTTCACCCGGATGCCCAGGCTCGACAGGTCACGGGCGGCGGCGATCGTCAACGAGTGGACCCCACCCTTCGAGGCAGCGTAGGCCACCTGCCCGACCTGCCCCTCGAAGGCCGCCACGGAGGCGGTGTTGACCACCACACCTCGCTGACCGTCATCGTCCAGGGGCTCGTTGGCCGCCATCGCCGCGACGGCATGGGTCAGTACGTGGAAGGTCCCGACGAGGTTCACCTGGATCGTGGTGGCGAAGAGCTGCGCATCATGGGTCCCCTTGCGCCCTACGATCCGCGCCGAGGGGCAGATGCCGGCACAGTTGACCGCCACCCTCAGCGGAGCGCCCTGCGCCGCACCGGCCACCGCGTCCGCGACGGCAGCGTCGTCCGTGACGTCCACCGCCACGTAGTTGATGTCCTCCCGGGTGGCGCCAGCGGCCCGGGCCTTCTCGAGCCCGGCGGCAAGGTCGAAGGCCGTGACCACCAGCCCCCGGTCTGCCAGATGAGCCGCCGTGGCGGCGCC from the Luteococcus japonicus genome contains:
- a CDS encoding acetoin utilization protein AcuC, whose amino-acid sequence is MSTPLAHPTARPVLVHSEELTRYSFGPDHPMGPGRVRLAMELAQHVGVLEAYDVIEPRPAIDELLRMVHSPAYLAALADGREHPEYGIGGEDNPVVTGLPAVASRIAAASATAAEMVWTGRARRAVNISGGLHHAMPSAANGFCLYNDAAIAIAWLLDHGASRVAYVDLDAHHGDGVELAFWNEPRVLTISVHETGLNLFPGTGYAHEIGGPDALGTAVNVPLPPHACDLQWLRAAKAVIPPLLGAFRPEILVSQHGTDPHASDPLTHLDISMDAMAVAQRQMGAWADRHCQGRWVAVGGGGYRRDAAARGWTHLLAEVAGTGLDASTPTPQDWSERLGEEGSPTMGDPHATIGDHALAGDQVYPDEPDPALVATSRAVFPWWGLQPYH
- a CDS encoding SDR family NAD(P)-dependent oxidoreductase, with translation MDLQTITGAGAIVTGGASGLGAATAAHLADRGLVVTAFDLAAGLEKARAAGATREDINYVAVDVTDDAAVADAVAGAAQGAPLRVAVNCAGICPSARIVGRKGTHDAQLFATTIQVNLVGTFHVLTHAVAAMAANEPLDDDGQRGVVVNTASVAAFEGQVGQVAYAASKGGVHSLTIAAARDLSSLGIRVNSIAPGVVWTPMMESINEDFRTELEARVPFPGRFARPEEYARLVGAIVENDYINGETIRLDGALRMPPR